Proteins from a single region of Parasedimentitalea psychrophila:
- a CDS encoding LOG family protein produces MSDDRHSRFRDAHSDRDQAEHVPSTPQSDSPAYRLAFADEDFLCRDELRPVRLQLELLKPQLLLDERGIESTIVLFGGARIPDPAHKDQARTQTLADLSKYYDEAREFARLMTLKSIETGGRQHVIVTGGGPGVMEAGNRGAMDAGGASIGLSIVLPHEQAPNEYVTPDLSFNFHYFAIRKMHFLMRARAICVFPGGFGTMDEMFESLTLIQTGRMERVPFLLFGKAFWETVINWDALADAGTISDQDLDLFRFVDTAQEAMELIENWEPAPPRDNLPGREK; encoded by the coding sequence ATGAGTGATGACCGCCACAGCCGATTTCGCGATGCCCATTCCGACCGGGATCAGGCCGAACATGTGCCTTCGACACCTCAGAGTGATTCCCCGGCCTATCGCCTGGCCTTTGCCGATGAGGATTTCCTCTGCCGTGACGAATTGCGCCCGGTGCGGTTACAGCTGGAACTGCTGAAACCGCAATTGTTGCTGGACGAACGCGGTATTGAAAGCACCATCGTATTGTTTGGCGGCGCTCGTATTCCGGACCCCGCGCATAAGGACCAAGCGCGCACTCAAACTCTGGCAGATTTGTCGAAATATTATGACGAGGCGCGTGAGTTCGCCCGCTTGATGACGTTGAAGTCGATCGAGACCGGCGGCCGTCAGCACGTGATTGTCACTGGCGGTGGTCCCGGCGTGATGGAGGCCGGCAATCGTGGGGCGATGGATGCGGGCGGGGCGTCGATTGGGTTGAGCATTGTCTTGCCGCATGAACAGGCCCCGAACGAATATGTGACCCCGGATCTCAGCTTTAACTTCCACTATTTTGCGATCCGAAAGATGCATTTCCTGATGCGGGCGCGGGCGATCTGCGTGTTCCCCGGTGGTTTTGGCACCATGGATGAAATGTTTGAGAGCCTGACCCTGATCCAGACGGGCCGGATGGAGCGGGTGCCGTTCCTGCTGTTTGGCAAGGCGTTCTGGGAAACGGTCATCAACTGGGATGCGCTGGCAGATGCCGGCACTATTTCGGATCAGGATCTTGATTTGTTCCGCTTTGTTGATACCGCGCAAGAGGCGATGGAGCTCATTGAAAACTGGGAGCCGGCGCCGCCGCGCGATAATCTTCCCGGGCGGGAGAAATAA
- the rlmN gene encoding 23S rRNA (adenine(2503)-C(2))-methyltransferase RlmN yields the protein MTADTPITQDVLTLPRKLPEGGKINLVGQTREQLRATLIQLGTAEKQAKMRVGQIWQWIYQWGKRDFAEMTNLSKTLRADLAEHCVIEIPKVITRQVSQDGTRKYLVRIAGGHEVEVVYIPETDRGTLCISSQVGCTLTCSFCHTGTQKLVRNLTSAEIIGQVMMARDDLDEWPVPGTRSDDRTRRLSNIVLMGMGEPLYNFENVRDAMKIAMDPEGIQLSRRRITLSTSGVVPEIARTAEEIGCMLAISFHATTDEVRDKLVPINKRWNLEKLLQALRDYPRVANSERITFEYVMLDHVNDSKEDAHRLVELIKGIPAKINLIPFNEWPGAPYKRSSGNRIHAFADIIHEAGYASPIRKPRGEDIMAACGQLKSATERARKSRKQIEAEANISS from the coding sequence ATGACAGCCGACACACCGATCACCCAAGACGTTTTAACCTTGCCCCGCAAGCTGCCCGAGGGCGGTAAGATCAATCTTGTCGGCCAGACGCGCGAACAATTGCGGGCGACACTGATTCAACTTGGCACCGCCGAGAAGCAAGCCAAAATGCGGGTCGGCCAGATCTGGCAGTGGATCTATCAGTGGGGCAAACGCGACTTTGCCGAGATGACCAACCTGTCCAAAACCCTGCGCGCCGACCTGGCCGAGCACTGTGTCATTGAAATCCCAAAGGTGATCACCAGACAGGTATCTCAGGACGGCACCCGCAAATATCTGGTTCGCATCGCCGGCGGTCACGAGGTCGAGGTGGTCTATATCCCCGAAACAGATCGCGGCACCCTGTGCATCTCGTCTCAGGTGGGCTGCACCCTGACCTGTTCGTTCTGTCACACCGGCACCCAGAAACTGGTCCGCAACCTGACATCCGCCGAGATCATCGGCCAGGTGATGATGGCACGCGACGATCTGGACGAATGGCCGGTGCCCGGCACCCGCTCGGATGACCGCACCCGGCGGCTGTCAAATATCGTGCTGATGGGCATGGGTGAGCCACTGTATAACTTTGAAAACGTCCGCGACGCGATGAAGATCGCAATGGACCCCGAGGGCATTCAACTCAGCCGCCGCCGCATTACCCTGTCGACCTCCGGCGTCGTCCCCGAGATTGCCCGTACAGCGGAAGAAATCGGCTGCATGCTGGCGATCTCGTTCCACGCCACCACCGATGAGGTACGCGACAAGCTGGTGCCGATCAACAAACGCTGGAATCTGGAGAAATTGCTGCAGGCCCTGCGGGACTATCCACGGGTTGCCAATTCTGAGCGTATCACCTTTGAATATGTGATGCTGGACCACGTCAATGACAGCAAGGAAGACGCCCATCGTCTGGTCGAGCTGATCAAGGGTATCCCGGCCAAGATCAACCTGATCCCGTTCAACGAATGGCCCGGAGCTCCGTACAAGCGCAGCTCGGGCAACCGCATCCACGCCTTTGCGGATATCATCCACGAGGCGGGCTATGCCTCGCCGATCCGCAAACCGCGCGGCGAAGACATCATGGCGGCCTGTGGTCAGTTGAAATCCGCCACTGAACGCGCCCGCAAGAGCCGCAAGCAGATCGAAGCCGAGGCGAACATTTCCTCCTGA
- a CDS encoding threonine/serine dehydratase, which produces MGWKSDIEAAAERISGHIQVTPVLQVQGFGLNAAVELKLEHMQHTGSFKARGAFNTLLSQQVPAAGLVAASGGNHGAAVGYAAHKLGHRARIYVPEMAGPAKIALIRDSGADLQVVSGAYANALELAQHYEAETGAMQVHAYDAAATVSGQGTCFAEWQQQGLQADTLLIAVGGGGLIAGAMAWFDGGKKIVAVEPETSCALNAALQSQHPVDVEVSGVAANALGAKRVGNICFELATSQNTTSVTVTDRAITTAQKALWMQHRILVEPAGATALAALISGAYRPAAGERVAVLICGGNIAPNPLG; this is translated from the coding sequence ATGGGTTGGAAAAGCGACATTGAAGCCGCTGCTGAACGGATTAGTGGCCATATTCAGGTCACGCCGGTGCTGCAAGTTCAGGGATTTGGACTGAACGCCGCGGTTGAGCTGAAACTGGAGCACATGCAGCACACCGGTAGTTTCAAGGCGCGCGGAGCCTTTAACACCCTGCTCAGCCAGCAGGTGCCGGCGGCGGGGCTGGTGGCTGCATCCGGCGGCAACCACGGTGCTGCGGTGGGTTATGCGGCACATAAGCTGGGGCACCGGGCGCGGATCTACGTGCCTGAAATGGCCGGTCCTGCCAAAATCGCCCTCATCCGCGACTCGGGCGCAGACCTGCAAGTGGTTTCCGGGGCCTATGCCAATGCCCTTGAACTGGCGCAACACTACGAAGCCGAGACCGGGGCCATGCAGGTGCACGCCTATGACGCCGCCGCCACCGTCAGCGGCCAGGGCACATGTTTCGCCGAATGGCAGCAGCAGGGATTGCAGGCTGATACTCTGCTGATTGCGGTTGGTGGGGGTGGCTTGATCGCTGGCGCCATGGCCTGGTTTGACGGCGGCAAAAAGATCGTCGCAGTGGAACCGGAAACCTCCTGCGCTCTGAACGCTGCCCTTCAGAGCCAACACCCGGTTGATGTCGAGGTCTCGGGCGTTGCCGCCAATGCGCTGGGGGCCAAACGGGTCGGCAATATCTGTTTCGAGCTGGCCACATCGCAAAACACCACATCTGTCACGGTCACAGACAGGGCGATCACCACCGCCCAGAAAGCCCTGTGGATGCAGCATCGGATTCTGGTCGAACCGGCAGGGGCCACCGCACTGGCAGCGCTGATATCCGGCGCCTACCGCCCCGCAGCGGGTGAACGCGTTGCCGTGCTGATTTGTGGCGGCAATATAGCGCCAAATCCGCTGGGATAG
- a CDS encoding GntR family transcriptional regulator, with product MTATIADFIYHSLSERIVAGDLPAGEKLRQDHIAREFDTSHVPVREALLRLEAHGLAQSIPRRGTRVTAQDPGEIHEVIEMRISLEILALTHAIANLSQQDLDAAEAARIACDAADDMAVWEKLNRGFHRVILTPCAMPRLLAAIDDLHIASARHLFANWQHRWSRRTDKDHAAIVQAMLRRDAAAACEILRRHLRRVR from the coding sequence ATGACAGCCACAATCGCCGATTTCATCTATCACAGCCTCAGCGAACGCATCGTTGCAGGTGATCTTCCCGCCGGAGAGAAACTCCGTCAGGACCATATCGCACGGGAGTTTGACACCAGCCATGTGCCAGTGCGTGAGGCCCTGCTGCGGCTCGAGGCACATGGGCTGGCGCAGTCCATTCCAAGGCGCGGCACAAGGGTCACCGCCCAGGACCCAGGCGAAATTCACGAAGTCATCGAAATGCGGATCTCTCTCGAGATCCTCGCCCTCACCCATGCCATCGCAAACCTAAGCCAGCAGGATCTGGATGCAGCTGAAGCGGCCCGCATTGCCTGTGACGCTGCTGATGACATGGCGGTCTGGGAAAAGCTGAACCGCGGGTTTCACCGGGTGATTCTAACCCCCTGTGCGATGCCACGGCTACTGGCCGCGATCGACGATCTTCACATTGCCTCTGCCCGTCATCTGTTCGCCAACTGGCAGCACCGGTGGAGCCGCCGCACAGACAAGGATCACGCCGCAATCGTTCAAGCCATGCTGCGCCGCGATGCCGCAGCGGCCTGTGAGATTCTGCGTCGTCACCTCCGACGGGTGCGCTGA
- the dapD gene encoding 2,3,4,5-tetrahydropyridine-2,6-dicarboxylate N-succinyltransferase: MSNAQLETAIEAAWEVRDSITPAATGEAREAIQDTLNALDSGSLRVAEKLENGDWHVNQWAKKAVLLGFRIKDMEMQSGGPQGSGWWDKVDSKFKGWGEDQWKAAGFRAVPNAIVRKSAFVAPGVVLMPSFINLGAYVDEGTMVDTWATVGSCAQIGKNVHLSGGVGIGGVLEPMQAGPTIIEDNCFIGARSEVVEGCIIREGAVLGMGVYIGQSTKIVDRETGEVMYGEVPPYSVVVSGSMPSKNGVSLYCAVIVKRVDAKTRSKTAINELLRD, translated from the coding sequence ATGTCCAACGCCCAGCTGGAAACCGCCATCGAAGCCGCCTGGGAGGTCCGCGACAGCATCACTCCCGCCGCTACCGGAGAGGCCCGTGAGGCCATTCAAGACACGCTAAATGCGTTGGATTCAGGCAGCCTGCGGGTCGCCGAAAAACTGGAAAATGGCGACTGGCACGTAAACCAGTGGGCTAAAAAAGCCGTTCTGCTGGGCTTTCGCATCAAAGATATGGAAATGCAATCTGGCGGCCCACAGGGCAGCGGCTGGTGGGACAAGGTCGACAGCAAATTTAAGGGCTGGGGCGAAGACCAATGGAAAGCAGCAGGGTTCCGCGCTGTTCCCAACGCCATCGTTCGCAAATCCGCCTTTGTCGCCCCCGGTGTGGTGCTGATGCCGTCCTTTATTAACTTAGGCGCCTATGTCGACGAAGGCACCATGGTTGACACCTGGGCCACGGTTGGATCCTGCGCTCAGATTGGTAAGAACGTACACCTGTCCGGCGGCGTTGGTATTGGCGGCGTGTTGGAACCGATGCAGGCCGGTCCAACCATCATCGAAGACAACTGCTTTATCGGCGCCCGTTCAGAAGTCGTCGAAGGCTGCATCATCCGCGAAGGTGCCGTGCTTGGCATGGGGGTCTACATAGGTCAGTCCACCAAAATTGTTGACCGCGAAACTGGTGAAGTCATGTACGGAGAAGTGCCGCCTTACTCGGTGGTTGTGTCCGGCTCAATGCCATCGAAAAATGGTGTCAGCCTGTACTGCGCGGTGATTGTGAAACGCGTTGATGCTAAAACACGCTCCAAGACTGCCATCAATGAGCTTCTGCGCGACTGA